Sequence from the Curtobacterium sp. MCLR17_007 genome:
GGCGCGGTGGGACGACGCCCCGCGGACCATCCACGCGGCGTCCGCGGCGACGAGCAGCTCGCCGAACACGTCGCGCTGCGGGCCGAGCTGCGCGGCACTCCACCGCGAGCGGTCGGTGTCGTACATCGTGAAGCCGTCGTGGTGCTCGGCGACGGGGACGACGAACTGTGCGCCGGCCTCGCGGAACACCCGCACCCAGGCCGCTGCGTCGAAGTGCTCCATCGTGAAGGACGGGATGAAGTCCTTGTAGCCGAAGTCCGCCTGGCTGCCGTAGGTCTCGCGGTGGTGCTCGTACTCGGGCGTCCCGGCGCGGTACATGTCACGGGAGTACCACTCGTTGCGGAACGCCGGCACCGAGAAGACGCCCCAGTGGATGAAGATCCCGAACTTGGCGTCCTGGTACCAGAGCGGTGCACGGTACTGCTGCAGGGACTCCCACGTGGCGTCGTACGGGCCCGAGCGGACGACGTCGTCGACCGCTGCGAGCGCCGCGGTGTTGTCGGACACGTCGACGGGCTCGGGCAGGGTGGTCGGGTCGAGCGGGGTGAGCGGTTCGTGCACGACGTGCTCCGATCGGTTGCGCGGCAGCTCGGCGACGGCGGTGTCGCGGGCGTGAGACATCCTATGTCTGGGCGCGGTGCAGTGTCACGTCGCCTGGGGACTCCGGGACTCAGCTGCCCCTGAGCCAGAAGTATCGGGGTGGGTCCCGGTCGCCATGGCGAAGTTCCCGGGCGAGGTCGGACGTCTGGTGTGGCGCGCTCGGGCGGTGGCCGGTCCTGGCCGTCGACGCCCTGGTGGTGACGCTCCGCCGCCCGCCACCCGCCGCTCTGCCATGCCCGAAGGGGGACGCATCCTCGTTCGCCGCGATGACGAATCTGGTTGCCGATCCCCGGAGATCTGGAACCGGATCCGTCATCCGCAGATCTGAACCTCGGTCCAGCGGCGAGCTCGGCCGCGTCAGTCGGCCGCGTCAGTCGGCCGGGTCGCCGGGCCGGGCCGGGCCGTCGGACCGGGGGTGCCGTCGACCATCGGCCCCCTCGACTCGAGGGCGCGCCGCAGCTCGGCGAAACGCGGCAGAGCGGCGGCCAACGCGGCCTGTGCGTCGGTGGACATGGCACCCATCGCAGCCATCAGGACGCGTTCAGCGGCGGCGTCGTAGACCGACAGACGTTCCCTGGCCAGCTCGGTCAGCCCAACCTCGGTGCTCCGTCCGTCGCCCGTGGCCAGACGGCGATCGACCAGGCCGTCGCGCTGCATCGCGGCGACCAGGTTGCTGACCGTCGAACGGGCGAGGCCGAGGGCGCGACCGAGCTGCGTCGGGCTGGACCAGCCGTCCTCGTCCAGGCGGCGGAGCACCTCGATCTGGGCGTCCGGGATGTCCGGCAGCGCGCCCGTCCGTCGTGCGGTGGTCAGCAGGGCGCGGCGGAACGGTCCGATCTCTGCGCTCAGCTGCCGCGCCACGGACGCCAGGTCCGGTTCGGTTCTCGGCGTGTCCACTTCCTCAGGGTATCGCCACGAAAAGCGCTTGCAACAAACGCAGTTCGGGAGCAAACTCGGACCATGACCATCACCACGAGCGTTGCGTCCCCCGTCCCGACCCAGGACCTCTCCGGCATCGTCGGACACCGGCTCATCTACACCTACGCCAACGGCTGGCAGTACGAGATGTACGTCAAGAACGCCACGACGATCGACTACCGCATCCACACCGGCATGGTCGGCGGTCGCTGGGTCAAGGACCAGCAGGTCGACCTGGTCGTCCTGACCGCGGGCGTCTACAAGGTGTCGTGGAACGAGCCGACCGGCACCAGTGTCGTCGTGAACGTCGTGCCTGGCGAGCGCGTGCTGCACGGCACGATCTTCTTCCCGCACTGGGTGGAGCAGGACGGCAGCAAGACCGTGCTGTTCCAGAACGACCACCTCGACCGCATGCGCGAGTACCGGGACCAGGGCCCGACGTACCCGATCTACGTCGTCCCGGAGTTCGCGCACATCACACTGTTCGAGCACGTCGGCCAGGATGACGAGACCGTGATCGACACCGCGCCTGGCGACCTGCCCGCCGGGTTCGCCGACCGGAGCAACTGACCGTGACCGACACCTCGATGACGCCGGTCACCCTCGCCCACAGAGGACACGTCATCCGCGGCTGGGAGTACGGCCACGTCCGCCCGGGCTCGCCCGCGGTCTTGCTCGTCCACGGCTTCGGCGACTCGGACACCGGCGCGCGTCAGCTGTTCGTGCAGACCGCCCGTGCCCTGGCTGGACGCGGTGTCGGGGTCCGCACCTACTCGCGGCTCGGTCACGGCGTGAGCGACGGGGACTTCCTCGACGTCACCATCGGCGACGAGGTCGCCCAGGTCACCACGATGATCGAGCACCTCGCCGTCGACGCGGGCGGCCCGGTGCACGTCGTGGCGCACAGCCTGGGCGCGGTCGAGTCGGCGATGGCCGCGGCCGGGGTGCCGGAACTCGTCCGCTCCCTGACCCTGTGGTCGCCCGCGGGGGTGGTGGTCGACGACATCACCGTGCACGACGCGATCATGGGCCAGCCGATCGCCCCGGTCCGCGAGCGCGGCTGGTTCGACTTCGGCGGCACCGCGCTCGGGCCGGCGTTCATCGACGAGGTGCAGGCGGGGCTCGACGTGTACGGCGTCGCGGCGGGGTACCGCGGACCGGCGATGGTCGTGCACGGCACCGACGACACGATCGTGCCGGTCGAGTACGGCCGGCGGTACGGCGAGCTCCTCGAGGGCGCGAGGTTCGTCCCGGTCGACGGTGCCGACCACGGGTGGTCGTCGGTGCCGCTGCGCCAGGACCTGCTCCGTCGACTCGTGGAGTTCACCGGGCTCTGAACTCGACCGTCCAGTTCTGAACCATCTGCCGCGCTGTCCCGTTGTCCGGGTATGGCACTCACCAAGCGCACCAAGATCCTCATCGGCATCGCCTCGGGCGTCGTCGTCATCGGGGCGGCGGCGGCCGTTGCCGGTCCGGCCATCTACGCGAACACCGTCAACGCACAGGCCGAAGCGGCCCCGTCGCTCCGTGCGAGCTCGTCCGCCAAGCTCGACGCGTCGGACGCGGACGGCACCTGGACCAGCCAGAGCGGTTCGTTCGCCGGGTACCGGGTGCACGAGGTCCTGCAGGGGAATGATGTGAACGTGGTCGGTCGCACGAAGGACGTCGAGGGGAAGGCAACCGTCGCCAGCGGGAAGCTGACGACGGCGACCGTGACCGTGCAGGTCGGCAAGATCAGCACGCCGGAGGCCGCCCGCGACGAGTACTTCCGCACCAAGGCGCTCCAGACCGACCAGTTCCCGACGGCGACCTTCACCCTGACGAAGCCGGTCGACGTGTCCGAGGCGCTCGACGGCACGAAGCAGGACGTCACCCTGACCGGCACGATGGACCTGCACGGCGTCGAGAAGCCCGTCACCGCGGACGCCCAGGTCGCGGTCGGCGACGGCGGCACCGTGCAGGTCGTCGGCTCGGTGCCGGTGACCTTCCAGGACTACGGCGTGACCGCACCGTCCCTCGGGTTCGTGACCGTGGACGGGAAGGGCTCCGTGGAGTTCTCCCTCGACCTCGGGAAGTGACCGTGACGAGCCGTTCCGCTGACGAGCTGCTGCAGGCGCTCTACCGAGAGCACGGCGACGCGCTCACCCGGTACGTGCGGCACCTCACGCGGGGCGGCTCGGGGGTCGAGGCGGTCGAGGACGTCGTCCAGGAGACGATGGTCCGCGCCTGGCAGCGGCCGAACGTGCTCGAGCGGACCCCGGACAGCGCCCGCGCGTGGCTGTTCACCGTGGCGCGGAACCTGGTCGTCGACGAGGCCCGTTCGGCACGGAACCGCCGCGAGACCGGTTCGGAGTGGACGGTCGACCGAGCCGAGTCCGACCGCACCGACGCCGTGCTCGACCGGATCGTGGTGGCGGACGCACTGGCGTCCCTGACCCCGGACCACCGCCGCGTCGTCGTCGACGCCTACTGGCTCGGGCACACCGTGCCGGAGATCGCCCGGCGTCACGACATCCCCGAGGGCACCGTCAAGTCGCGGTTGCACTACGGGCTGCGTGCCGTCCGACTCGCACTGCAGGAACGAGGAGTGACCCGATGACCGGCGACCCGACGCCCGACGACCCGTACGTGGAGTGGGACGCGGCCTACGTGCTCGGCTCGCTCCCGCCGCACGAGCGGCTGGAGTACGAGCTACACCTCGAGACGTGCGACCGCTGCGCGTCCGCCGTCGCCGAGCTCGTCGGCCTGCCCGGTCTGCTCGGCAAGCTGCCGGCCGACCAGGCGGTCGAGATCGCGGAACCGGACGGGAGGGCCGACACGCGGTCCGAGAGCACCCTCGCCGCCGTCGCGCACCGCGTCCGACACCGTCGTCGCCGCCGTCGCGTCTGGGTCGCCGCCACCGCGGGTCTCGCGGTGGTGGTCGCCGTGCTCGGCGGGCTCGCCGTCGGCACCGCCGGCGAGCGCGGCGCCTCGGTCCAGGCGGGACGGACCGCCACCGCGGCCGCGGCAGCGGACCGCTACGACATGGTCGGCGAACGCGGTCTCGACGTCGACCTCGCCGTCAGCGGCGAGCAATGGGGCACCCGCTTCGACTGGGGATGCTCGTACGGCGGCACGACGTGGGCCTCGGACGGGTCGGTCATGTACGACCTGGTCGTCGTCCGCACCGACGGCAGCACCTCGACCGTGGCGTCGTGGACGGCTGCCGGCGCCGATGCTCGCGGGCTGTCGGCGTCGACCGACATCGCCCGAGCCGACATCGCGAGCGTGCAGGTACGGCTGCGCGGCGACCGGGCCGTGCTCGCGGGCGTCGACCTGTAGCGGATCCGGGCAGCGTGTCGGCGCCCGGGTCAGCCGATCCGGTGCAGGTGCGCGACGATCGCGCGGTGGTCGCTGCGGCCCACGTCCCGGACCTCGGTCCGCACGGCGCGCCACTGGTCGGTCGCCAGGACGTGGTCGATCGCGCCGCCGAGCCATGGCGGCGCGGTGGTCGGCCACGTCGCCGTGCTCGTCGTGCTGGCAGCGACGTCGCGGCACCCGTCGGGCACGTCGAACACGGCATGGTCGACCGTCGCGTTGAAGTCGCCGGCCACCACGGCGTTCCCCCGGCACCCGGACAGGCCCGCGGGGACGTCGTGCCGCCACCGCCGCATGTCGGCAGACGTCGGAACGGGCGGGTTCGTGTGCACCGCGACGAACCGCGGCCCGTCGCCGTCCACGGGGACCGCGGCGACCGAGCCGAGGGTGGTGGCCGCCGCCTGCGCCTGGCGGTACGCGCCCAGGCGTCGGTCGACCAGCAGGCTCGTCGCCGTGCTCGCACTGTCGCCGACCTGCACCCCGAACCGCTGGAAGTCGAGCCCCGCGCGAGCGAGTGCCCGCTGCAGCGCTGCGGCCCGGGAAGCATCGGTCTCCGGCATCGCCACGACCTGGATGCCCTCGGTGCGGACGAACGACACGAACTCGGCGTCGCCGACCTGACCGTGCTCGGTGTTGAAGCCGGCCATCACCAGGTCGGTGCGGGCGTCGACGGGTCCGGGCGCGATCGCCCGGACGGCACCGACGCCGACCTGGGCGACGCTGCTGGCGACGAGCACCAGCGCCGCGACCACCAGCCATGCGATCCGGAGCCGGAACAGCCGCAGCACCACGGCGAGGAGCAGCACGAACCCGGCTCCGACGAGCAGGCCGATCGCCGTGACGCCGCGCAGGGCCACGAGCTGCGCCGGCCCGAGCAGCGTCGACACACCGAAGGCGGCGGGCACGAGCAGCACGACGCACACCGCGAGGACCAGGCCCGCGAGCGACCACCGGACGACCGCCCCGGCCCGCACGCGCTCAGCCAAGGGACGCTGCCGCGGCACGGAGTTCGGCCAGCGCTGCCAAGGCGTGCTCGGCCAGCCCGTCGTCCTCGGCCGTCTGCCCGCCGGACCACCGCTCGAAGCCCCGCTTGAACGCGAGCACACCCATCTCGCTCGCCAGCCGTGCCGGGGCATCGGCGACACCGCGGGCGACGAGCGCATCGGTCATCGCCGCCGCCATCCCGACGGACTTCAGGGCGTCGCGCTCCTGTAGCTCGGCGCTCGCGGCGACGGCGACCCGCAGCCGTGGACCGAGTTCCCGGTTCACGGGACCCATCTCAGCCGAGGCCCGCTCGAGCCCGGCCGCGACGGCAGCCAGGGGCGTGCTGTCCGCGGGGGCCTCGGTGATCCCGTCGGCGAGCAGGCGGCTCAGCGTCTCCTGCCCGGCGACGAGCAGCTCACGCTTGTCGGGGAAGTGCCGGAAGAACGTGCTCTTGGTCACGCCGGCGCGTTCGGCGATCTGCGTCACGGTCGTCTCGTCGTAGCCCTGGTCCGAGAACAGGTCGACGGCGGCCAGGACGAGTCGTTCTCGTGCTCCGGGTTCCCAGCGTGCCATGGGTCGAGCATATCGACGGGACTGTTGTCCCATCACGGGTGTACCGTGACGGGACAACAGTCGCATCACTTGGAGGAGCCCCCATGCACGTCTTCATCACCGGCGGGACCGGCACCATCGGCACGGCCGTCGTCGCCGAGTTCATCGCCGCCGGGCACACCGTCTCGGCACTGGCCCGGTCCGACGCCTCGGCGGCCGCGCTCACCGCTGCCGGAGCCACGTCCGTCCGCGGCTCGATCGCCGACGTCGACCTGCTGCACGCCCAGGCGGCCGCGGCCGAGGGCGTCGTCAGCCTCGCCTTCCCGAACGAGTACGACACCGCCGACGGGCTCGCCGCGGCCATCGCGCAGGAGTCCGCGGCGATGACGGCGCTCGGGTCCGCACTCGTCGACTCCGACCGCCCGTTCGTCGTCGTGTCGGGGACGCCGTGGGTCGCCGGACGGGCCGCGGTCGAGACCGATCCGCTGCCACTCGAGGGGCCGGTCGCCGGGCGTGCGCGATCGGTCAACGCCGCCCTGGCCCTGGCTGACCGTGGCGTGCGGGTCTCGGCCGTCCGCCTGCCGCGCACCGTGCACGCGGACGGCGCCGGCGGGTTCGCCGGACTCCTGACCCAGGCGGCCCGGCGCACCGGTGTGGCGGGGTACCCGGGGGACGGGCAGCAGCGTTGGCCCGCCGTGCACGCGCGCGACGTGGCCGTGCTGTTCCGGCTCGCGCTCGAGTCCGCCCCCGCGGGGAGCGTCTGGCACGCCGTCGCCGACGAGGGCGACCGGGTGCTCGACCTGGTCGAGGTCATCGGCCGACGGCTCGGCCTGCCGGTGGAGCGGGTCGCGGACGAGACCTTCGGCCCGTTCGGACCCATCTTCGCGATGGACCAGCCGGCGTCGAGCGAGCACACCCGCCGGGCACTTGGGTGGGAGCCCACCCACGCGAGCCTGCTGGCGGACCTGGAGACGATCGCGCCCTGACGGGCACCGGACTGGAGGCTCGTGGCGGCCCCGCCACGAGCCTCCAGTCCGACCCGGATCACCAGCCGAGCGTGCCCGGCTCGCCCTTGAACGGCCCGACCACCTTCGAGGTGATCCACCCGCCGTAGAAGTCGCCCGCCTGCGACTGCACCCGTTCGCCGGCGACCTCGCAGGAGTCCATCCGGCTCGGGTAGACCGCCACCCGGCCGACGAGCTCGGCGTACCCGGGCTCGGGCGTCGGGTAGTACCAGGCGGCACCCGGCACCGTGACGTCGCCGCCGCGGACGTCGTCGTACTTCGCCCGGCCCTTGAACTCGCACATGCTCGTGCCGCTCGTCGGGATCAGGGCGCCGTCGACGAAGTCCTCGACGGGCAGGTAGTAGACGGGCGGGTGGCTCGTCTCGAGCACGCGGACCGCGTTCGTCGTGTCGGCGATGACCACGCCGCCCAGGCGCACGACGATCCGCTCGTCGGTCGGTTCCAGACGGGGCGGGCGCGGGTAGTCCCACACCGACTCCTGCCCGGGGCCGGGGGTGATCGGGGCGGGGTGTCCGGGCCAGCGAGGTGTCATGCGACCGGTCTACGCGGCGAAGCCGAGCAGCACCTCGTTGAACGCGTCCGGCTGGTCCAGGTTCGTCGCGTGCCCGGCGTCCTCGATCACCACGGCCCGGCCGTTCGGGTTCGTGCCGACGGCTGCCTGTGCGTGCGAGCATGGCCAGAGCTGGCTGTCGCGCCCGGCGACCATCGTGAACGGGACGTCGAGGCGGGCCACGACGTCCCGCCAGTCCTGCAGGCCGTGGTCGCGGAGCAGACGGACGGTCTCGGGCGCGTTCGGCGTGCGCACCGCCGGGAAGCCCCCGATCCGCTCGACCAGCCGCCGCACGCCGGGGTTCTCCGGGTCCACGCGCTTGCCACGGCCGGTGTCCGGGATGCCGTCGTCGAAGAACGTGCCGCTGTTCTGCGGGGTCATGTCGTAGAAACCGTGCTGCCAGGAGTCGTCGTTGACGAGCCTGGGTGTCTGGTCGATCGTCAGCACCTTGTCCACGCGGTCGGTGCCGAACAGGTCGACCATCGCCCAGATCGTCGAGGCGCCCATCGACTGCCCGACCAGCAGCACGTCGCGCAGGTCGAGGTGGAGGAGCAGCTCGTGCAGGTCGGCCCCGTGCCGGGCGACGCGCTGCCCCCAGAGCACGTCGTCGCTGTCGCCGTGGCTGCGGCGGTCGAACGCGACCACGCGGTGTCCGGCGGCGAGCAGGGCGTCCTGCTGCAGCGCCCAGCCGGTTGCGGGCATCGCGTAGCCGGCGACCAGGACGACGGTGCGGCGCGCAGCGCTGCTCGTCTCCGGCGTGGTGTCCGTGAACGCCAGGCGCGCGCCGTCCGTCGACGTGAACGACGGCATCAGAACGCCTTGCCGGGGTTGAGCGTGCCGGCCGGGTCCAGTGCGTCCTTGACCGCGCGGTGCATCGCGATCACCCGTTCGCCGAGTTCCTCGCGGAGCCCCGGGAGCTTGAGCAGACCGACACCGTGCTCGCCCGTGACGGTGCCGCCGAGGTCCAGGCAGTCGGCCACGATCTGGTCGAACGCGGCCTTCGCGCGGGCCTTGGCAGCGGTGTCGCCCTCGGGCGCGATGATCAGCGGGTGCAGGTTGCCGTCGCCGGCGTGAGCGATGTTCGCGATCGTGACGTCGTTCCCGGCAGCGGTCGCCTGGATCCGGTGGAGCATCTCGGGCACGGCGCTGCGCGGCACGCAGATGTCCTCGGTGAGCACCGGGCCGAGCCGCTCGAGGGCCGGGTAGGCGAGGCGGCGGGCCTG
This genomic interval carries:
- a CDS encoding MarR family transcriptional regulator, which encodes MDTPRTEPDLASVARQLSAEIGPFRRALLTTARRTGALPDIPDAQIEVLRRLDEDGWSSPTQLGRALGLARSTVSNLVAAMQRDGLVDRRLATGDGRSTEVGLTELARERLSVYDAAAERVLMAAMGAMSTDAQAALAAALPRFAELRRALESRGPMVDGTPGPTARPGPATRPTDAAD
- a CDS encoding phenolic acid decarboxylase, whose translation is MTITTSVASPVPTQDLSGIVGHRLIYTYANGWQYEMYVKNATTIDYRIHTGMVGGRWVKDQQVDLVVLTAGVYKVSWNEPTGTSVVVNVVPGERVLHGTIFFPHWVEQDGSKTVLFQNDHLDRMREYRDQGPTYPIYVVPEFAHITLFEHVGQDDETVIDTAPGDLPAGFADRSN
- a CDS encoding alpha/beta fold hydrolase, which encodes MTDTSMTPVTLAHRGHVIRGWEYGHVRPGSPAVLLVHGFGDSDTGARQLFVQTARALAGRGVGVRTYSRLGHGVSDGDFLDVTIGDEVAQVTTMIEHLAVDAGGPVHVVAHSLGAVESAMAAAGVPELVRSLTLWSPAGVVVDDITVHDAIMGQPIAPVRERGWFDFGGTALGPAFIDEVQAGLDVYGVAAGYRGPAMVVHGTDDTIVPVEYGRRYGELLEGARFVPVDGADHGWSSVPLRQDLLRRLVEFTGL
- a CDS encoding YceI family protein; the encoded protein is MALTKRTKILIGIASGVVVIGAAAAVAGPAIYANTVNAQAEAAPSLRASSSAKLDASDADGTWTSQSGSFAGYRVHEVLQGNDVNVVGRTKDVEGKATVASGKLTTATVTVQVGKISTPEAARDEYFRTKALQTDQFPTATFTLTKPVDVSEALDGTKQDVTLTGTMDLHGVEKPVTADAQVAVGDGGTVQVVGSVPVTFQDYGVTAPSLGFVTVDGKGSVEFSLDLGK
- a CDS encoding sigma-70 family RNA polymerase sigma factor: MTVTSRSADELLQALYREHGDALTRYVRHLTRGGSGVEAVEDVVQETMVRAWQRPNVLERTPDSARAWLFTVARNLVVDEARSARNRRETGSEWTVDRAESDRTDAVLDRIVVADALASLTPDHRRVVVDAYWLGHTVPEIARRHDIPEGTVKSRLHYGLRAVRLALQERGVTR
- a CDS encoding zf-HC2 domain-containing protein, with amino-acid sequence MTGDPTPDDPYVEWDAAYVLGSLPPHERLEYELHLETCDRCASAVAELVGLPGLLGKLPADQAVEIAEPDGRADTRSESTLAAVAHRVRHRRRRRRVWVAATAGLAVVVAVLGGLAVGTAGERGASVQAGRTATAAAAADRYDMVGERGLDVDLAVSGEQWGTRFDWGCSYGGTTWASDGSVMYDLVVVRTDGSTSTVASWTAAGADARGLSASTDIARADIASVQVRLRGDRAVLAGVDL
- a CDS encoding endonuclease/exonuclease/phosphatase family protein, producing MAERVRAGAVVRWSLAGLVLAVCVVLLVPAAFGVSTLLGPAQLVALRGVTAIGLLVGAGFVLLLAVVLRLFRLRIAWLVVAALVLVASSVAQVGVGAVRAIAPGPVDARTDLVMAGFNTEHGQVGDAEFVSFVRTEGIQVVAMPETDASRAAALQRALARAGLDFQRFGVQVGDSASTATSLLVDRRLGAYRQAQAAATTLGSVAAVPVDGDGPRFVAVHTNPPVPTSADMRRWRHDVPAGLSGCRGNAVVAGDFNATVDHAVFDVPDGCRDVAASTTSTATWPTTAPPWLGGAIDHVLATDQWRAVRTEVRDVGRSDHRAIVAHLHRIG
- a CDS encoding TetR/AcrR family transcriptional regulator, whose amino-acid sequence is MARWEPGARERLVLAAVDLFSDQGYDETTVTQIAERAGVTKSTFFRHFPDKRELLVAGQETLSRLLADGITEAPADSTPLAAVAAGLERASAEMGPVNRELGPRLRVAVAASAELQERDALKSVGMAAAMTDALVARGVADAPARLASEMGVLAFKRGFERWSGGQTAEDDGLAEHALAALAELRAAAASLG
- a CDS encoding NAD-dependent epimerase/dehydratase family protein, translating into MHVFITGGTGTIGTAVVAEFIAAGHTVSALARSDASAAALTAAGATSVRGSIADVDLLHAQAAAAEGVVSLAFPNEYDTADGLAAAIAQESAAMTALGSALVDSDRPFVVVSGTPWVAGRAAVETDPLPLEGPVAGRARSVNAALALADRGVRVSAVRLPRTVHADGAGGFAGLLTQAARRTGVAGYPGDGQQRWPAVHARDVAVLFRLALESAPAGSVWHAVADEGDRVLDLVEVIGRRLGLPVERVADETFGPFGPIFAMDQPASSEHTRRALGWEPTHASLLADLETIAP
- a CDS encoding DUF427 domain-containing protein, translating into MTPRWPGHPAPITPGPGQESVWDYPRPPRLEPTDERIVVRLGGVVIADTTNAVRVLETSHPPVYYLPVEDFVDGALIPTSGTSMCEFKGRAKYDDVRGGDVTVPGAAWYYPTPEPGYAELVGRVAVYPSRMDSCEVAGERVQSQAGDFYGGWITSKVVGPFKGEPGTLGW
- a CDS encoding alpha/beta hydrolase, with protein sequence MPSFTSTDGARLAFTDTTPETSSAARRTVVLVAGYAMPATGWALQQDALLAAGHRVVAFDRRSHGDSDDVLWGQRVARHGADLHELLLHLDLRDVLLVGQSMGASTIWAMVDLFGTDRVDKVLTIDQTPRLVNDDSWQHGFYDMTPQNSGTFFDDGIPDTGRGKRVDPENPGVRRLVERIGGFPAVRTPNAPETVRLLRDHGLQDWRDVVARLDVPFTMVAGRDSQLWPCSHAQAAVGTNPNGRAVVIEDAGHATNLDQPDAFNEVLLGFAA